In Methanolacinia paynteri, the following proteins share a genomic window:
- a CDS encoding class I SAM-dependent methyltransferase → MQHNDNLKNLVDCWKAETSNIPHHSDEKRMIEFWQKCSARFAKNVDEEKGKQRIAGILEFLEDSGFNPAGSKVLDIGCGPGTLSLPLARLGAEVTALDISCGMIDRLRETAESENLSVKPMECSWWSADIDSLGLRGKYDLVLASMTPGVNDIKSFEKMMACSRGFCYYSNFVHRNEDQSHNVLRSMIFDEQEADGKTLNAHGSGMFFPFMYLYISGFRPLIKVSHLEGKEESPWEEAAERASAFLAHGKDLDDDKIQMIRDYFRAKSPDGIYRTESDVYTGMMIWTVNGR, encoded by the coding sequence TTGCAGCACAACGATAACCTGAAAAACCTGGTCGACTGCTGGAAAGCGGAGACCTCAAACATCCCTCACCATTCGGATGAAAAACGGATGATCGAGTTCTGGCAGAAGTGCTCGGCAAGGTTTGCGAAAAATGTCGATGAAGAAAAAGGTAAGCAGAGGATTGCCGGAATCCTGGAATTTCTTGAAGATTCCGGTTTTAACCCCGCCGGGTCAAAAGTTCTCGATATCGGCTGCGGCCCGGGCACCCTGTCCCTTCCACTCGCCCGCCTGGGCGCCGAAGTGACGGCTCTCGATATATCGTGCGGGATGATTGATAGGCTGAGAGAAACTGCAGAAAGCGAAAATTTGTCTGTAAAACCGATGGAATGCTCATGGTGGAGTGCGGATATAGATTCACTCGGGTTAAGGGGAAAATACGATCTCGTCCTTGCCTCGATGACTCCCGGAGTAAACGATATAAAAAGTTTTGAGAAAATGATGGCATGCTCCCGGGGCTTCTGCTACTACAGTAATTTCGTACACAGAAACGAGGACCAGTCCCATAATGTGCTCCGCAGTATGATATTTGACGAGCAGGAAGCCGACGGGAAAACTTTGAATGCCCATGGAAGCGGGATGTTTTTCCCGTTCATGTACCTGTATATTTCAGGATTCCGTCCGCTGATAAAGGTCAGCCATCTCGAAGGAAAGGAGGAATCCCCCTGGGAAGAGGCTGCCGAACGGGCGAGTGCCTTTCTGGCACACGGCAAGGACCTCGACGACGATAAAATTCAGATGATTCGTGATTACTTCAGGGCCAAATCGCCGGACGGCATCTACAGAACGGAATCGGACGTATATACCGGGATGATGATCTGGACTGTAAACGGCAGATGA
- a CDS encoding slipin family protein, with product MGIIELILLFIVVIVILCLSFKITRQYERAVIFRLGKLAGQRGPGMFPILFPIDRIVRVDLRVRQLDVPKQTIITKDNISVDVDAIIYYHVTDACQAINEVEDYEAATSLIAQTTLRDVLGQNELDTILSDRESLNQEIHGEIENVTSPWGVNVNLVTIRDVTVPENMLRAIARQAEAEREKRARIILADGEQQASERMCEAAKLYEKTPAALKLREFQTLTEIAKERNLIVVTNGADNLGTTAGYVKALDR from the coding sequence ATGGGTATTATTGAATTAATTCTGTTGTTTATTGTTGTGATTGTTATTCTGTGTCTCTCTTTTAAGATAACCCGGCAATATGAGAGAGCAGTCATATTCCGCCTTGGAAAACTTGCCGGTCAGAGGGGGCCCGGTATGTTTCCGATATTATTTCCTATCGACAGGATTGTACGTGTAGACCTTCGTGTCAGGCAGCTCGACGTTCCCAAACAGACGATCATCACGAAAGACAATATCAGTGTAGATGTCGACGCGATCATCTATTATCATGTGACGGATGCATGCCAGGCGATCAATGAGGTTGAAGATTACGAGGCAGCAACGTCACTCATTGCCCAGACTACACTTAGGGATGTCCTCGGCCAGAATGAGCTGGACACAATCCTTTCCGATCGCGAATCCCTGAACCAGGAGATCCACGGTGAGATTGAGAATGTGACATCCCCGTGGGGAGTAAATGTGAATCTCGTCACGATCAGGGATGTTACGGTCCCTGAGAATATGCTCCGTGCAATTGCCCGTCAGGCAGAGGCTGAAAGGGAGAAGAGAGCACGTATTATACTTGCCGATGGAGAACAGCAGGCCTCAGAAAGGATGTGTGAGGCGGCAAAACTCTATGAGAAGACTCCTGCCGCCCTGAAACTCCGCGAATTCCAGACCCTGACCGAGATTGCGAAGGAGAGAAACCTCATCGTTGTTACAAACGGTGCGGATAATCTTGGTACGACAGCAGGATACGTTAAGGCACTGGATCGCTGA
- a CDS encoding ATP-binding cassette domain-containing protein: MGVIEIRGLTKKFDELVAVDDVSLSVERGELFGLLGPNGAGKTTIINMLTTLLKPTSGTAEIAGYDIGKDPASVRRNIGIVFQDTSLDLGLTGMENLEFHAMMYDIKSEERRKRIDELLAVVGLTDKAGTLVEYYSGGMKRRLEIARGLIHRPEVLFLDEPTLGLDAQTRRKIWDYIKRLNDDFSTTIILTTHYMEEADYLCDRIAVIDNGNIIALDTPVNLKNRLEGEKVLLDVDMQAAGTIVSVLKDKSWVRGLECEDGSISLTIIDGSVNIPEIFRLAYSAGVGINSVSLHKPSLEDVFIQLTGSSIREESGDRKSAMRERRRRRMMR, from the coding sequence ATGGGTGTTATTGAAATAAGGGGTCTGACTAAAAAATTCGATGAACTTGTTGCAGTTGATGATGTATCTCTTTCCGTTGAAAGAGGGGAATTATTCGGACTTCTGGGCCCGAACGGTGCAGGAAAGACGACTATAATAAATATGCTCACCACACTTCTCAAACCGACGTCAGGAACTGCGGAGATTGCAGGTTATGATATTGGAAAAGATCCCGCAAGTGTGCGCAGAAATATCGGCATAGTCTTCCAGGACACTTCACTGGACTTGGGCCTTACGGGTATGGAAAATCTTGAATTTCATGCAATGATGTATGATATTAAGTCCGAAGAACGTAGAAAAAGAATTGATGAACTGCTGGCTGTTGTAGGTTTAACCGATAAGGCCGGCACACTTGTCGAATATTATTCCGGCGGGATGAAACGGAGGCTCGAGATTGCCCGCGGTCTGATACATCGTCCTGAAGTATTATTTCTTGACGAACCTACACTCGGGCTCGATGCACAGACGCGTAGGAAGATCTGGGATTATATCAAAAGGCTCAACGATGATTTTTCAACGACGATTATCCTGACTACACATTACATGGAAGAAGCCGATTATCTCTGCGACAGGATTGCAGTCATCGATAACGGAAATATAATAGCCCTCGACACCCCGGTAAACCTCAAAAACCGCCTGGAGGGCGAGAAGGTTTTACTGGATGTCGACATGCAAGCGGCCGGAACCATCGTTTCCGTTCTTAAGGATAAGTCCTGGGTCAGGGGTCTTGAATGCGAGGATGGCTCAATCTCGCTGACAATTATCGACGGCAGTGTGAATATCCCTGAAATATTCAGGCTTGCCTATTCGGCAGGCGTCGGTATCAATTCGGTAAGCCTGCATAAACCAAGCCTGGAGGACGTGTTCATTCAGCTTACCGGCTCTTCTATCAGGGAGGAATCGGGTGACAGGAAGTCTGCTATGAGGGAGAGAAGGAGAAGGAGGATGATGAGATGA
- a CDS encoding dipeptide ABC transporter ATP-binding protein, producing MSILRIDNLKCEYLSDSHAVKAVDGVSFEIGGGEVLGIVGESGSGKTTIALGIMGLLPENADVSGDIFFRGTEISSLPDPEMDCYRWKDIAIVFQNGLEVLNPVIKAGDQVMEPMITHLGFSRDEAEKRCGELFSMVGLDPEWMKTYPHQLSGGMRQRVLLAMALSCNPPLLILDEVTSALDAFTRKEIRELLVSLKEKFGYSMLIISHDITFVSSLATRIVVLYAGKVVEAGPVRDVITGPRHPYTRGLVHSTPDIFIYKDLWGIRGDAPSGEEFCGCPFSKRCTQKTEICSKAAPELQPLGDGREIACHRGGIMTLLEAKDLKFRYSLPGKKYILAVDDVSLDVMEGEVLAVVGQTGSGKSTLAHILANVLLPECGKVEFMGSDVSEGCLGSSFDGVQIVFQDPFSSTSNRFSVLDAIKEPLDINGIGSPEERVRMAREVLELVHLPSTDQFIGKYCSELSGGQRQRVALARAMVMRPKLLIADEITSALDVSTSANVLRLLKGLQNRRGFAMIYISHDLTLTLKIADRVAVMNSGKIVEIGNAHDVMLSPSDDYTRRLIGSRIGLCCHGHEGNISGESHAMYHSGDSPAGMITGEEKELSDAKSEF from the coding sequence ATGAGTATTCTAAGGATTGATAACCTGAAGTGCGAATACCTGTCCGATTCCCATGCGGTAAAAGCTGTTGACGGGGTGTCCTTTGAGATAGGCGGAGGAGAGGTCCTTGGCATAGTCGGTGAATCGGGGAGTGGCAAGACAACAATTGCATTAGGTATAATGGGGCTCCTTCCGGAAAATGCGGATGTTTCAGGGGATATCTTTTTCAGGGGGACTGAAATATCCTCCCTGCCCGACCCTGAGATGGATTGCTACAGGTGGAAGGACATCGCGATTGTTTTCCAGAACGGCCTTGAGGTTTTAAATCCGGTAATTAAGGCAGGCGACCAGGTCATGGAGCCGATGATTACCCATCTTGGATTCAGCCGGGATGAAGCGGAGAAAAGATGCGGGGAACTGTTCTCGATGGTTGGCCTCGATCCCGAATGGATGAAGACATACCCGCATCAGCTTTCCGGCGGTATGCGCCAGAGGGTTCTTCTTGCAATGGCTTTATCCTGCAATCCCCCTTTGCTGATACTTGATGAAGTTACATCTGCACTTGATGCATTTACAAGAAAGGAGATCAGGGAGCTACTCGTCAGCCTTAAAGAGAAATTCGGCTATTCAATGCTTATAATCTCACATGACATCACCTTCGTCTCTTCGCTGGCCACAAGAATCGTGGTATTATATGCCGGGAAAGTGGTGGAGGCAGGTCCTGTAAGGGACGTTATCACCGGGCCACGTCATCCGTATACCCGCGGACTGGTCCATTCTACGCCTGACATCTTCATATACAAAGATCTCTGGGGTATTCGGGGCGATGCACCTTCAGGTGAGGAGTTCTGCGGATGCCCGTTTAGTAAACGATGCACCCAAAAGACCGAAATCTGCTCGAAGGCCGCTCCTGAACTGCAGCCCCTGGGAGACGGGCGCGAGATTGCATGCCACAGGGGAGGGATAATGACTCTTCTCGAGGCAAAAGATCTGAAGTTCAGGTATTCCCTTCCAGGTAAGAAATATATCCTGGCTGTCGATGATGTAAGTCTCGATGTTATGGAAGGAGAAGTTCTTGCTGTCGTGGGCCAGACCGGTTCGGGCAAATCAACTCTTGCACACATTCTGGCAAACGTACTCCTGCCTGAATGCGGAAAGGTGGAGTTTATGGGTTCTGATGTTAGTGAAGGCTGCCTTGGCAGCAGCTTCGACGGGGTTCAGATAGTCTTCCAGGACCCGTTCAGTTCTACGAGCAACCGGTTTTCAGTACTTGATGCAATAAAGGAGCCTCTCGATATCAACGGCATTGGCAGCCCTGAAGAAAGGGTTCGAATGGCCCGTGAGGTTCTTGAGCTTGTCCACCTTCCTTCAACTGATCAATTTATCGGCAAATACTGCAGCGAGCTTTCCGGCGGACAGAGGCAGAGAGTCGCCCTGGCAAGGGCTATGGTAATGAGACCCAAACTGCTGATTGCAGATGAGATAACTTCGGCACTGGATGTATCAACTTCAGCAAATGTTTTGAGGCTCCTGAAAGGCCTGCAGAACAGGAGGGGATTTGCCATGATATATATCTCTCATGACCTGACACTGACACTGAAGATCGCAGACCGGGTGGCGGTAATGAATTCCGGTAAAATTGTGGAGATAGGCAATGCCCATGATGTCATGCTTTCTCCTTCTGACGATTACACACGAAGACTTATTGGATCGAGAATAGGGCTTTGCTGCCACGGGCATGAAGGGAATATTTCCGGGGAATCTCATGCCATGTACCACTCTGGTGATTCTCCGGCGGGCATGATAACCGGTGAAGAAAAGGAACTTTCGGATGCGAAATCCGAATTCTAG
- a CDS encoding ABC transporter permease — MDKDRNSFIFRFLLTLFVILAINFFLPRMMPGDPFALNSADEAGEEIIVMTEEQRQYYLNYYGLDKPVPEQFVAYLKNLATGDLGRSIYYKMPVIDVIKLHLPWTILIVICATALSTILGVILGTISAKNRKKGSDRLMMTGLIAFAEIPSFLLGLILLLAFGVYFRVFPLAGAVTPFADYGSVLDQAGDIMYHAFLPIVTLSLAQLTGVYLLTRNTLITVMTKDYIRTAKAKGVGEKKVWNSHALRNALLPVVTRTGFMIGIMMGGAILVESVFSYPGIGMTLRSAVVGRDYPLIQGILLVLAISILVCNLAVDQIYKKLDPRVEV; from the coding sequence ATGGATAAAGACAGGAATTCTTTTATTTTCAGGTTTTTACTGACATTATTCGTAATTCTTGCCATAAATTTCTTTTTGCCCCGCATGATGCCCGGGGATCCCTTCGCCCTTAATTCCGCCGATGAGGCCGGCGAAGAGATAATAGTAATGACCGAGGAGCAGCGGCAGTATTACCTGAACTATTACGGACTCGACAAACCTGTCCCAGAGCAGTTCGTAGCCTACCTGAAGAACCTTGCGACCGGTGATCTGGGGAGAAGCATATATTATAAAATGCCGGTTATCGACGTGATAAAGCTGCATTTGCCCTGGACTATACTTATAGTCATATGTGCCACTGCCCTGAGTACCATTTTAGGTGTTATTCTCGGGACGATCTCCGCCAAAAACAGGAAGAAAGGATCCGACAGGCTGATGATGACCGGACTTATCGCGTTTGCCGAGATCCCTTCATTTCTGCTCGGCCTTATCCTCCTGCTTGCCTTCGGGGTATACTTCAGGGTATTTCCCCTTGCCGGGGCCGTCACGCCTTTTGCAGATTACGGAAGTGTTCTGGATCAGGCGGGTGATATAATGTATCATGCCTTCCTCCCGATCGTCACTCTTTCGCTTGCGCAGCTGACCGGTGTGTATCTCCTCACGAGAAACACCCTGATAACGGTTATGACAAAGGATTACATACGTACGGCAAAGGCAAAAGGGGTCGGCGAGAAGAAGGTATGGAACAGCCATGCTTTAAGAAATGCACTCCTTCCGGTCGTGACGAGAACGGGCTTTATGATAGGCATTATGATGGGGGGAGCTATCCTCGTCGAGAGCGTTTTCAGCTATCCCGGCATAGGAATGACCCTCAGAAGTGCGGTTGTCGGCCGTGATTACCCTTTGATCCAGGGAATTCTCCTTGTGCTTGCCATTTCCATCCTTGTCTGCAATCTGGCTGTCGATCAGATCTACAAAAAGCTTGATCCGAGGGTTGAGGTATGA
- a CDS encoding FecCD family ABC transporter permease — translation MRGSVARKAPSTKRTRAGKISKIEEEQSLSVLKKILFILLLAVILVVASGIIITIGPMPITVPEVYSILINRIVPGIFSIEKSLDNVVWEIRFPRIAGDIIVGLGLGICGCVMQAVLKNPLASPFTLGISAGAQFGVSVAAIFGITILGGPYFLVGNAFIFALLCSAVIIALSGMKGATSEMLILAGIAVNYLFQAMNQIFSFVANEDQRLLMTMWGMGGLSDLNWNSILFLGVITMICVPLLYMKAWDLNLMTVGDESAKSMGVDAGHTRIYIMVVSSFYVAVMVAFIGMIGFIGLVAPHMGRMILGSDHRYLIPASGGLGAIILLVADAVSLNLLSPIVIPTSVTMSIIGVPFFLYLILRGRKKEYWT, via the coding sequence ATGAGAGGATCTGTCGCGAGGAAGGCGCCCTCTACCAAGAGAACCAGGGCCGGTAAGATCAGCAAAATCGAGGAGGAACAGTCACTTTCTGTCCTGAAAAAAATCCTCTTCATCCTGCTCCTTGCGGTAATACTCGTTGTAGCTTCGGGGATTATAATAACAATCGGGCCCATGCCCATCACGGTTCCCGAAGTCTACTCGATTCTTATTAACAGGATTGTCCCCGGTATATTTTCCATTGAGAAATCTCTGGATAACGTCGTATGGGAGATCCGTTTCCCACGCATAGCCGGGGATATAATCGTGGGCCTGGGCCTTGGAATCTGTGGATGCGTAATGCAGGCGGTTCTGAAGAACCCTCTCGCAAGTCCGTTTACTCTCGGGATATCGGCTGGCGCACAGTTTGGGGTGTCTGTTGCAGCCATTTTCGGGATAACCATACTTGGCGGTCCTTATTTCCTTGTAGGTAATGCATTTATATTTGCCCTGCTTTGCTCTGCGGTCATCATAGCACTCTCCGGGATGAAGGGGGCAACCTCGGAGATGCTGATTCTTGCCGGTATTGCGGTAAACTATCTCTTCCAGGCGATGAATCAGATCTTCAGCTTTGTTGCAAACGAGGATCAGCGGCTCCTGATGACGATGTGGGGAATGGGAGGACTTTCGGATTTAAACTGGAATAGTATCCTTTTCCTGGGCGTTATCACGATGATCTGTGTTCCGCTTCTCTACATGAAGGCGTGGGATCTTAATCTTATGACCGTAGGAGATGAGAGTGCAAAGAGTATGGGTGTTGATGCAGGACATACCCGGATATATATCATGGTGGTATCGAGTTTCTATGTCGCAGTAATGGTGGCATTTATAGGAATGATTGGGTTCATCGGGCTGGTAGCCCCGCATATGGGCCGCATGATTCTCGGAAGCGATCACAGGTACCTGATTCCTGCATCAGGAGGGCTTGGTGCAATAATACTTCTGGTAGCCGATGCCGTCTCTCTTAATCTGTTGTCTCCGATAGTAATCCCGACGAGTGTGACTATGTCGATAATAGGCGTTCCTTTCTTCCTCTATCTCATACTCAGGGGCAGAAAGAAGGAGTACTGGACATGA
- a CDS encoding ABC transporter ATP-binding protein: protein MIIKLAVNNLHFSYDSVEILDGLSLNIGDGKIVSILGPNGSGKSTLIKCIDHILIPQQGKILIDRKDISKMGRMELAKNVAYVPQSTIRTFPNTVFDVVLMGRRPYLGWREDERDKDEVWEVLRLLGMENLAMNLFTELSGGQQQKVLIARALVQDTGLILLDEPTSNLDIWHQMDVMEVLRKLVKKLGMTAIIAIHDLNVASRYSDVIVMMKRGKIVAAGEPEVVINSDNLEKVYNINANVRVSDGIPYIIPLSRLPLKQVK from the coding sequence ATGATCATCAAACTGGCCGTAAATAATCTGCATTTCAGCTATGACAGTGTCGAAATACTGGACGGGCTCTCCCTGAATATTGGTGACGGAAAGATAGTGAGCATACTCGGTCCGAACGGTTCCGGGAAATCGACATTGATCAAGTGCATTGATCACATCCTTATCCCGCAGCAGGGAAAGATTCTCATAGACAGGAAAGATATATCCAAAATGGGCCGAATGGAGCTTGCAAAGAACGTGGCATACGTTCCGCAGAGCACGATCCGGACTTTTCCCAATACGGTGTTTGATGTCGTTCTTATGGGAAGGCGTCCGTACCTCGGGTGGCGCGAGGATGAACGGGATAAGGACGAGGTCTGGGAAGTGCTGAGGCTGCTTGGAATGGAGAATCTTGCTATGAACCTGTTTACCGAATTGTCCGGCGGGCAGCAGCAGAAGGTTCTCATCGCCCGTGCCCTTGTGCAGGATACGGGCCTTATTCTGCTTGATGAGCCGACCAGCAATCTGGATATCTGGCACCAGATGGACGTAATGGAAGTGCTGAGAAAGCTTGTCAAAAAGCTTGGAATGACGGCGATAATCGCCATACATGATCTAAATGTAGCATCAAGATATTCGGATGTCATTGTGATGATGAAGAGAGGAAAGATTGTTGCCGCAGGTGAGCCCGAGGTGGTCATAAACAGTGACAATCTTGAAAAAGTTTATAATATCAATGCAAATGTCCGCGTCTCGGATGGTATCCCGTATATAATCCCGCTTTCCAGGCTTCCTTTGAAACAGGTGAAGTAA
- a CDS encoding ABC transporter permease, which translates to MIQFSAVYVLWTREMIKYLRAKSRVVGAIAMPAFMLIFLGLGFRRVEVPGLPGSIGYFQYLVPGIIGMTLLFTSSYSGMSVIMDRQFGFLKEVMVTPASRESIVLGMIVGGATTSIIQSLLMMILSVFIGFEIPAMHLIAASILVMFLITVIFISVGLILSSFMKDFHGFNTIINFIVFPLFLLSGALFPVANLPAVIQVFSYLDPLTYGVDALRGILIGYSQFSVVFDLLILIPVSIAMVIVSSYSFRRSEAV; encoded by the coding sequence ATGATCCAGTTTTCCGCTGTATATGTCCTCTGGACGAGAGAAATGATCAAATATCTCCGGGCAAAATCACGTGTTGTCGGTGCCATTGCTATGCCTGCATTTATGCTTATATTTCTGGGTCTCGGATTTCGCAGGGTTGAAGTACCGGGTCTTCCGGGATCAATCGGCTACTTCCAGTACCTTGTCCCGGGAATTATCGGCATGACTCTCCTGTTCACATCCTCCTATTCAGGCATGAGCGTTATCATGGACCGCCAGTTCGGATTTTTAAAGGAGGTTATGGTAACTCCGGCAAGCAGGGAATCCATCGTTCTCGGAATGATTGTGGGAGGCGCAACTACTTCGATAATTCAGTCCCTCCTTATGATGATTCTGTCTGTATTCATCGGATTCGAAATTCCTGCCATGCACCTGATTGCAGCATCGATACTTGTAATGTTCCTGATTACAGTGATATTCATAAGCGTGGGCCTTATCCTTTCTTCATTCATGAAGGATTTTCACGGTTTCAATACGATAATCAACTTCATCGTATTCCCGCTGTTCCTGCTTTCAGGGGCCCTCTTCCCTGTTGCAAATCTTCCGGCAGTCATCCAGGTATTCTCATACCTTGACCCGCTGACTTACGGGGTGGACGCCCTGAGAGGAATACTTATCGGGTATTCCCAGTTCTCAGTCGTCTTCGATCTTCTGATTCTCATACCTGTTTCAATAGCGATGGTTATTGTCAGCAGCTATAGCTTCCGGAGAAGTGAGGCAGTATAA
- a CDS encoding ABC transporter permease: MSGEEFVQTGHGVVLVTLTNLLYKITGKISATFSRFSIEGKIGIIGLLIVVSMAIFAPLITIYQPDKITGDSLESPNADHILGTDELGMDIWSQICYGARMSLTIGLAVALLAGIGGGALGILAGYKGGTADQALMRVIDVTMALPSFPLLVVISAFLGPSILNVVLILVLFSWAKPARIARSQTLSIKNNNYITAARNYGAGSFYLLRKHILPEVMPILLVLIIGITSYAIIAETGLAFLGLGDPTSKSWGMMLNYATGFRSIYFTPYWQWWLLPPLFMLIFLLLSLAFISRDLERVLDPKLRYKRGS, translated from the coding sequence ATGAGTGGAGAGGAATTCGTGCAGACCGGCCACGGTGTTGTATTAGTGACCCTTACGAATCTCCTGTATAAGATAACCGGAAAAATCTCAGCAACTTTCTCCAGATTCAGTATCGAGGGAAAGATAGGGATCATCGGTCTCCTGATAGTGGTGTCCATGGCAATATTCGCACCACTGATTACCATTTATCAACCTGACAAAATTACAGGTGATTCACTGGAATCTCCAAACGCCGATCATATTCTCGGGACCGACGAACTTGGTATGGATATCTGGTCACAGATCTGCTACGGTGCGAGGATGAGCCTCACCATCGGTCTTGCGGTGGCTCTTCTGGCAGGGATCGGAGGAGGTGCACTCGGTATACTCGCGGGATATAAAGGCGGAACTGCCGATCAGGCATTAATGAGGGTGATAGATGTTACGATGGCCCTGCCTTCTTTCCCTTTGCTTGTTGTCATCTCTGCATTTCTGGGTCCGAGCATCCTGAATGTCGTTCTTATACTCGTTCTTTTCAGCTGGGCTAAACCAGCCAGGATCGCACGCTCACAGACACTCTCGATTAAAAACAATAATTACATAACAGCAGCCCGTAATTACGGTGCAGGATCATTTTACCTGCTCCGGAAGCATATCCTTCCCGAGGTAATGCCGATACTTCTTGTCCTGATCATCGGTATAACATCATACGCGATCATCGCCGAAACAGGACTTGCCTTCCTTGGGCTTGGCGATCCTACCTCAAAAAGCTGGGGCATGATGCTTAATTATGCCACAGGCTTTCGTTCGATCTATTTTACTCCCTACTGGCAGTGGTGGCTCCTGCCCCCGCTGTTTATGCTGATCTTTTTGCTTCTCTCCCTTGCTTTTATCAGCAGGGACCTTGAGAGGGTGCTTGATCCCAAATTACGATACAAGAGAGGTTCCTGA
- a CDS encoding ABC transporter substrate-binding protein, with protein sequence MKNLHKDLLILSMLFVIIAVAISGCTGQGQQAGKENAGVSSTQADLIYLAASDCGYPQPFTCYTRGPSSAKVRMIFDSLVERDEKGIIPWLAESWDISDDGLEYTFYLRDDVYWQDGEPFTADDVKFTFDYELKNVPVTGSIESGIVKSVEVVDSGTVKFILENPASTFLYKLTGFYIIPEHIYANVSDPTSYLEPDGVTGTGPYLLDEYNKEHGTYRFVTNENFWGPDTAIKTVEFVPVSDELIAFEQGDIDFTGITPDVLGRFESDPDVRIVQQPAFWAYQFYFNMNKCPELGDKKVRQAFAYAIDRDELIEKIARGAGKPGNMGILPEDHIWYNSDQPAYSYDPEKAKELLDEAGWTDTDGDGFRDKNGEKMSYSLTTGEDTQVRIAEIIKERLGEVGIDVQVQALESRSRDANLVSGDFELLINGYGGWGQDPDFLRSRYCVYENGSGGNAVSSGAASWGYNNADLNELGLLQLQELDEDARKDLIYQMQEILADDVPAIPLYYTTSYDAWRISDYDGWMNMYDHHARTHSKLSYLMRDGVAAQR encoded by the coding sequence ATGAAAAATCTTCATAAAGATCTGTTAATTTTGTCCATGCTGTTTGTCATAATCGCAGTAGCGATATCGGGCTGTACCGGGCAGGGGCAGCAGGCAGGAAAAGAAAACGCTGGTGTTTCGTCAACCCAGGCGGATTTGATCTATCTGGCCGCCAGCGACTGCGGGTATCCCCAGCCCTTTACCTGCTATACCCGGGGGCCGTCCTCCGCAAAGGTCAGGATGATCTTCGACAGCCTTGTAGAGAGGGACGAAAAGGGAATTATCCCATGGCTTGCCGAAAGCTGGGATATAAGCGATGACGGTCTGGAGTATACTTTCTACCTTCGCGATGATGTATATTGGCAGGATGGCGAGCCTTTTACGGCCGACGACGTCAAATTCACATTCGACTATGAACTGAAAAATGTTCCCGTAACAGGCAGTATCGAATCAGGAATTGTTAAGAGTGTGGAAGTAGTCGATTCCGGCACCGTCAAATTCATTCTTGAGAATCCTGCCTCAACCTTCCTGTATAAACTAACGGGATTCTACATAATCCCCGAACATATCTATGCGAATGTTTCGGATCCGACAAGTTATCTCGAACCCGATGGGGTGACAGGAACAGGACCGTATCTTCTTGACGAATACAACAAAGAGCATGGTACATACAGGTTTGTCACGAATGAGAACTTCTGGGGTCCCGATACTGCTATCAAAACCGTTGAATTCGTTCCTGTAAGTGACGAACTGATCGCTTTTGAGCAGGGGGATATAGATTTCACAGGTATCACCCCCGATGTCCTGGGGAGATTTGAATCAGATCCCGATGTAAGAATTGTTCAGCAGCCGGCATTCTGGGCGTACCAGTTCTATTTCAATATGAATAAATGCCCTGAATTAGGCGATAAAAAGGTAAGGCAGGCCTTTGCATATGCAATCGATCGCGATGAACTGATCGAAAAAATCGCACGTGGTGCAGGCAAACCCGGAAATATGGGCATTCTGCCTGAAGATCACATATGGTATAACTCCGATCAGCCTGCATATTCCTATGATCCTGAAAAGGCGAAGGAGCTGCTTGATGAAGCAGGCTGGACCGATACCGACGGTGACGGATTCAGGGATAAGAACGGGGAGAAGATGTCGTATTCCTTAACCACAGGTGAAGACACCCAGGTTCGTATCGCGGAAATCATCAAGGAAAGGCTTGGCGAGGTAGGAATAGACGTTCAGGTCCAGGCACTTGAGAGCAGGTCCCGTGATGCAAACCTCGTAAGCGGGGATTTCGAACTCTTAATCAACGGCTACGGAGGCTGGGGACAGGACCCCGACTTCCTGAGGTCCAGGTACTGCGTTTATGAAAACGGTTCCGGAGGAAATGCGGTATCGTCCGGTGCTGCATCATGGGGCTACAATAACGCGGATCTAAATGAACTAGGTCTCCTCCAGCTCCAGGAACTCGATGAAGACGCGAGGAAAGACCTGATCTACCAGATGCAGGAGATCCTGGCAGATGACGTTCCGGCGATACCCCTGTATTACACCACCAGCTATGATGCTTGGAGAATTTCCGACTACGACGGGTGGATGAACATGTACGACCATCACGCCAGAACACACAGCAAGCTTTCATATCTTATGAGGGATGGAGTTGCAGCACAACGATAA